Part of the Triticum urartu cultivar G1812 chromosome 2, Tu2.1, whole genome shotgun sequence genome, taaaccttaagtttgattgggaactcgacaaagttaaggagttaggtataaaccttaagtttgattgtgttaaatcttttatggatacctaTGCTTTTTGTCATTTTAGCAcaaaatatggacttgactctgagataatagcttctttttgtgaatcttttgctactcatgttgatctccctaaggagaagtggtttaaatataatacTCCCATTGAAGTGAAAGTAGTTGAACCtgttaaagttgaagaagaaactattacttataattttgatcctattgttcctactgcttatattgagaaaccaccttttcctgttagaataaaggatcatgctaaagcttcaactgtggttcgtaagagttatactaaaacacctacaccctctgaacaaattaaattggaacctagtattgctatggttaaagatcacttggttgataatattgatgggcatgttatttatttctgtgatgaagctgctagaattgccaaacccggtacgaaagataaacatagacctgttgttggcatgccttctgtttctgttaaaataggagatcattgctatcatggcttacgTGATATGagtgctagtgtgagtgcaattccttatACCCTATATAAAGatattatgaatgatattgcacctgctgagatggaagatattgatgttactattaagcttgctaatagagatactatatcaccaattgggattgttagagatgttgaagtcttgtgtgggaaaataaaataccctactgattttcttgttcttggttccccacaagataatttttgtcccatcatatttggtggacctttcttgaatactgttaatgctaagatagaatgcgagaaagatattgttactgttggtgtaggggatatgtctcatgatgttaatttctctaaatttcatagacaaccccacgataaagaattgcctagcaaggatgaaattattggtcttgcttctattgccgtgcctcctactgatcctttagaacaatatttgctagaccatgaaaatgatatgtttatgaatgaacgaagggaaatagatgaagtattctttgatcaaggacctattttgaaacacaattttcctgttgaaatcagggcccgaacctgggtaaccTGCTTGTGTGAACTCCCTTCTGGCACTTCTGACCTCGTTTGCCACCCTACCGAGGGTACTGACGGCTCTACGTACCATCACATCTATGCGTGTTTGCTAGTTAGTCAATATAGTGGATCAATGGTTGCCCTTTGTGAGCCCAATGGATATCAATGGTGTTGTTTTTTCCCAGGTACATCGTTGTTTTTTCAACCCAAAAATCCAAAAAATAAGATATCATCACATTGTAAAGATTGTAGCGAATAAATCACGATCAATGCATGCCTTTTCTAGCCCGACGGATATCAGTGCCCGGGGATTAGATATCGCCACACAGAATGAGCGGAGCGAATAAATCCAATGGATTTCAGTTTTCATCAGTGTTTCCCCTCTTTTCTAGACCCTTTCACGCAAAGACTACATGGTGGCACATTGACTGCATGTTCCTAgtcacaacacacacacacacacacacacacacacacgagcTGAGTACATATGACAACTCTTCATCCCTGGTAGAACTAATCCATGGAAAGAACAAATCAACTCTTTCCCTTCAGTTCTCTTCCCATGTTCCAAGATCCAACTTTGAGGATATCTTTCAATTCATTTCTCAGGATATTTATCAATAGCAACCGCGAATTTCTTGTGTTGGAGACCAAATGTGTGCATGAGAAACATGTGAACATAATTAGGTGTGTATGACTTTGAAAAGTGGTATGTGATTTCTTATCTTGTGACTCAATGGACCACTGAAAAGGGGGGTGCAGACAACACCGCCCGTGTTCGCTAGTTGTTCAATGTAGTGGATGCCCTTTGCCAGCCCGACGGACATCAATGTTATTTCAACCCAAAGAATTGAAAATTGGATATCACCACATTGAGAATAGAGCGAATAAATCCAATAGTCGGTGGGTGTCTATCAACAACCCGAATTGAAAGCTTGGCCCATCGATGAGAAAATCCATCAGTAACCCCCATTCCAGATCCTCTGAAGGCGTGACAAAAACAGCTCCGTCATTGTTAAAACGTTTTGCCGGCTTTGCTCGACGGCACCCTCTAACGGTGGCAAGGGGAGGTGAGCAGGAGGGGAATGGCCAGTGGCGGCAACCTAGGTTCTGCCTGTGATGCACCTCGGAGAGTGACCAGGAGGGGCCGTGGGGGGCTTTCAAACAGCAGTACCACATGTTCACTAGCTATTCAATTCAGTGGATGATTGGATGTATTTTTCCAACCTAATGAATATCATTTGCTGATGTTTTCAACAGATATATCGATATTTTTAGCTCAATAATCCAAAATTAGCTATCATCACACCGAGAGAATAGAGCCAATAAATTTAAGAATCAATTCATGCCTTTTGCCAACCCGACCGATATCAAATGTCAAGAATGTGAATAAGATATCACCACATTGAAAGAGTAGAGCGAGGAAATCCAATGGATTTCAGTTTTCAGTGCCCCCTCCCCCCGCACATGCCCTTCACACGGCATGATGGCACTTGAACTAACACGTTGCTagacacaacacacacacacagagagagagagagaagagtgGAGCACATCCGGCATGACTACATCTGTGATAAAACTAGTCTACATAAAAGAGAGAGAAAACTACCCTTGCCCTTCCATTCTTCGCATAGGGTTCCAACATATAAACCCTAAGATGTTATTTGCTAAGCCTGATGGGCATCAATGTTGTTTCGACCCAAGGCATTAGAATTGAACACCACCACATTCAAAGAATATAGTGAAAAAATCAAGTAATTAGTTCATGCCCTTTGCCAGTCTGACATATATCAATAAAAAACTAGATATGTGGTCACTAGCACGCAGGACATATTTTATAGAAAGAGCCCACCCAGATAAGGCGCCAGAAACCCGCTCCCGACAGGAGTCAAACTATGGGCGCATGGTGCGTCACTGCGACCCTTGTCACTAGGTTACTGCCTAGTTCTCCTGACGGATATCAATTGCATTTACTTTTGACCCTAAGAAACTGATATTTGATATACGATATTATAACATTGCAAGAGTAGAGCGAACCAATCCAACGGATTTTGATCCCAATTTTCAGCACCATTTCCCCTTCTGCCCTTGAGGCAAAGACTGCATGTAGCACCTACACACTGACACATTGCTAGtcgcaacacacacacacatactcCATGGGCCATGGCACAACTACATCCATGGTAAAAACTAGTCTAGAGAAAAGAAAGGAACAAATCTACCCTTGCTTGCCATTCTCTGGTCAGGTTCCAAGATCTGAACTCCTATGTGCACCTACATTATGTGCCAGGGTCAACAGAAGCTTGAAAAATGTTGGATTCACCTAACCTGACGACGACCCCCGGTACCTTCACTCATTATGTTCAATTCAGACGGCGGCGATCCACCAGTAGAGCACCACGGACGTCGTCTCCACCTCCTCGTCCGACCCCGGCGGTGGCGGCACTGTTGCCGCCTCTGCGTCCCACAGCCACGGCTCCTCCTACTGTTCCCCTGCTGGCCCTGGCTCGACTGGGCCGAGAAGGACTAGGAGAGGGATGACACCGAGGAGGCCAGACAGTCCATGTACTCCCGCAGCCAGCCGCGCGGCGGCGTCCCTTCCACTTCGGCCACCGCCTCGATAGGCAGCGATGGCGATCCCTAGGCTATTGGTTTCTCGTCCTTGATGGTTTCGGTTGTGGCCGCCggggtgatgaagatggcctccggtgatggtttcccccaccggtagggtgccggaacgggctcccgattggtttttcgtggctacagagatttgcggcggtggaacttccgATCCAGGTTTCTTTTAAGAGATTtctatttataggaatttttggcatcgaaAACAAGTCAGGGGGTTCCCAAGGAGCCCACAAGCcaggggcacgccctaggggagaCCCGCTAGGCTTGTGgttgcctcgggactcttctggcccaactccgAGGCTCCGTGGGTCTCTTCTAGTCTagaaaaaatcaccgtaaattttcagcttgtttggactccgtttgatatttcttttctgtaaaactcaaaaacaaggaaaaaacataaactggcattgggctctgggttaataagatagtcctaaaaataatataaaatagcatattaatgcatataaaacatccaaaacaggtaatataatagcatggaacaatcaaaaaatatagatacattggagacgtatcagggcccGAACTGGGTAACCTGCTTGTGTGAATTCCCTTCTGGCACTTCCGACTGTGTTTGCCACCCTACCGAGGGTACTGACGGCTCTACGTACCATCACATCTATGCGTGCTTGCTATTTGTCAATGCAGTGGATCAATGGTTTCCCTTTGTGAGCCCAATGGATATCAATGGTGTTGTTTTTTCCCAGGTACATCGTAGTTTTTTCAAcccaaaaatccaaaaaaaaaAGATATCATCACATTGTAAAGTTGTAACTAATAAATCATGAATCAATGCATGCCTTTTCCAGCCCGACGGATATCGGTGCCCGGGGATTAGATATCGCCACACTGAATGAGTGGAGCGAATAAATCCAATGGGTTTCAGTTTTCATCAGTGTTTCCCCTCTTTGCTAGAGCCTTTCACGCAAAGACTACATGGCGGCACATGGACTGACACGTTCCTAgtcacaacacacacacacacacacacacacacacacacacacacacacacgagtTGAGTACATATGACAACTCTACATCCTTGGTAAAACTAACCTGTAGAAAGTACAAATCAACTCTTGCCCTTTAGTTCTCTTCCCATGTTCCAAGATCCAACTTTGAGGATAGCTTTCAATTCGTTTCTCAGGCAATTTATCAATAGCAACCGCGACTTTCTTGTGTTGAAGACCGAATGTGTGCACGAGAAACATGCGAACATAATTAGGTGTGTATGACTCTGGAAAGTGGTATGTGCTTTCTTATCTTTGTGACTCAGTGGAGCACTAAAAAGGGGGGTGCAGACGACACCGCCCGTGTTCGCTAGCTATTCAATGCAGTGGATACCCTTTGCCAACCCGACGGACATCAATGTTATTTCAACCCAAAGAATTCAAAAATGGATATCACCACGTTGAGAATAGAGCGAATAAATCCAATAGCCGGTGGGTGCCTATTGCTAACCCGAATTGAAAGCTTGGCCCGCCGATGAGCAAATCCATCAGTAACCCCCATTCCAGATCCTCCGAAGGCGCAACAAAAAAGGCTCCGTCATCATTAAACCTTTTGTCGGCTTTGCTCGGCGGCGCCCTCTAACGATGGCAGGGGAGGGGAGCAGGAGGGGAATGGTTGCTGGCGGCGACCTAGGTTCTGCCTGTGATGCTCCTCAGAGAGTGACCTGGAGGGGCCGTGGGGGGCTTTCAAACCGCAGTACAACACCACGTGTTCACTAGCTATTCAATTCAGTGGATGATTGGATGTCTTTTTCCAACCTAACAAATATCATTTGTTGTTGTTTTTGACAGATATATTGATATTTTTAGCTCAATAATAAAAAATTAGGTATCATCACACCAAAAATAACTTCAAGAATCGGTGCATGCCTTTTGCCAACCCGACCGATATCAAATGTCAAGAATGTGAATAAGATATCACAAGATTGAAAGAGTAGAGCGAATAAGTCCAACGGATTTCAGTTTTCAGTACCCTCTCCCCCGTGCACGCCCTTCACACGGCATGGTGACACTTGGACTGACATGTTGCTAGtcgcaacacacacacacacacacaagagTGGAGTACATCTAGCAACTACATGTGATAAAACTAGTCTACATAAAAGAACAAATCTACCCTTGCCCTTCAATTCTTCGCACAGGGTTCGAAGATCTGAATCCCGAGATGTTCTTTGCTAAGCCTGACGGGCACCAATGTTGTTTCAACCCAAGGCATTCAATTGAATATCACCACATTCAAAGAATATAGTGAATAAATCCAGTAATCAATGCTTGCCCTTTGTCAGTCAGGACATATTTTATAGAAAGAGCCCACCCGGATAAGGCGCCAGAAATCCGCTCCCGACAAGAGTTGAACTGTGGGCGCATGGTGCGTCACTACGACCCTTATCCAGGTTACTGCCTAGTTCTCCTGACAGATATCAATTGCATTTACTTTTAACCCTAAGAATCTGATATTAGATATAGTACGATATTATAACATTGCAAGAGTAGAGCGAACCAATCCAGCGGATTTTGATCCCAATTTTCAGCACCATTTTCCCCTCTGCCCTTGAGGCAAAGACTGCATGGTAGCACCTATACTGACATGTCGCTAGTCGCCACACACACGCACATACTCTCCATGGCACAGCTACATCCATGGTAAGGTAAAAGCTAGTCTAGAGAAAGGAACAAATCTACCCTTGCCTGCAATTCTCTGCTCATGTTCCAAGATCCCAACTCCTATGTGCACCTACATTCTGTGCCAGGGTCAACAGAAGCTTCCAAAACGTTGGATTCACCTGACCTGACGACGGCCCCGGCACTTTCACTCATTATGTTCAGTTCAGACGGCGGCGATCCACCGGTACAGCACCATGAACGTCGTCTCCACCTCCTCGTCCGaccccggcggcggcggcggcggcggcaccgTTGCCGCCTCTGCGTCCCACAGCCACGGCTCCTCCTGCCTGTGGCCCTGCTGGCTCTGGCTCCACCGGGCAgagagggagtaggagaaggaTGACGCCGAGGAGGCCACGCGGTCCATGCACTCCCGCAGCCAGCCGCGCGGCGGCGTCCCTGCCGCTTCGGCCACCGCCTCgccgggcggcgacggcgacggcgacccCTGGGCTGCTGGTTTCTCATCCTTGATGGTGTCGGCCGTGGACGCGGCGCGCACCATGCGGGACACGACGGCCTCGACCTCCTCGTCGATGTGGTACTCGAAGGATCCGAGCGAGTAGGTGCGGCTGTCGTCGCTGGCGGTGGAAGTGGCGGGCGACCCGCCGCGGCTGCTGACGCTGCCCATCTCGACGCGGAACCTCCTGGAGCGGTCCCTGCCCCTCGCGGCAGCAGGctccggcgtcggcggcggctgCTCGGCGGCGAGGAGGGCGGCGATGGAGGGGTGCGGGGGCGCGACGGTGGCGCGGCAGAGCGGGCAGGTCGGGGTGGTGCGGAGCCAGGCGTCGACGCAGACGGCGTGGAACGCGTGGCGGCACGCCGGGAGCAGCCGCAGCTCGGCCTCGGGCCTGAAGGGCGAGAGGCAGACGGCGCAGTCCGGGGAGCTCTTGGGCAGCGCCGCCAGGGCCGACGCCATCGTGAACCGGGGCAGCGAGTCGATCAGATCCTTCTTCCCCTCC contains:
- the LOC125534051 gene encoding E3 ubiquitin-protein ligase ATL4-like, producing the protein MSSSFPAPPPRYADDPGTSVSSCILIILGLFAFVVVASCSISACLGRRSNRERPSPPPSPPPGAHRQDDDWTAEGKKDLIDSLPRFTMASALAALPKSSPDCAVCLSPFRPEAELRLLPACRHAFHAVCVDAWLRTTPTCPLCRATVAPPHPSIAALLAAEQPPPTPEPAAARGRDRSRRFRVEMGSVSSRGGSPATSTASDDSRTYSLGSFEYHIDEEVEAVVSRMVRAASTADTIKDEKPAAQGSPSPSPPGEAVAEAAGTPPRGWLRECMDRVASSASSFSYSLSARWSQSQQGHRQEEPWLWDAEAATVPPPPPPPGSDEEVETTFMVLYRWIAAV